One part of the Sorangiineae bacterium MSr11954 genome encodes these proteins:
- a CDS encoding S8 family serine peptidase: MKRLALLGCFWLIACNSSPRADPPPAEPPAGTPSNPLLSAGASVHAPATGQPTTVTLITGDRVRVTPLPNGKHAFTVEPGTGREHIAFYQSQSTRGSTEKITVLPEDAAPLVAAGRLDPQLFDVVALMQQSAGDAHGSSLRYIVTHTPGIRALAMPSVRAAKPLASIHGEAVAVDAKDVGRFWGGLTAHAPPMQSATLAGGVAKVWLDAIVQPVLAESVPQIGGPVAWQRGLTGKGVTVAILDTGIRTEHPDFKDRIAEARDFTGTDPAAGDDKGHGTHCAGAIAGTGAASEGRYKGVAPDAKLLVGKVCTIAGCSTSGILEGMEWAAARAPLVSISLGSDNPSDGTDPMSQAVDALTAQYGTLFVVAAGNAGESQSIGSPGAADAALTVGSMTKQGTMSYFSSRGPRVRDYAVKPDIVATGSDIVSARAKGTPNGDFDPVDDGYARLSGTSMATPQVAGAAALLLQQHPDWKAPELKAALMGSAARVTDAKVADQGAGRVDLARATGQTIRARTTSLGFGMVRYPHSQPTTKTVTYQNDGDTAVTLALAPSITGADGSTGPANLITVSPRQITVPAHGRADANITLNSTNDVAGLYSGWLSAATAPGDPRDEQALVIPITVFEEPLAYDLTLRLTDRSGHLPQSYEVTMVDVAVNEAQHRISHLFDSEGKAVVRVRPGTYDIHAFIGEIDPDGSPRPHTLISQPGIAVTQGDVEVPLDGRRAKPVTIKVDRRASFTAARMVVTSNDGLDVLGIVARDGTRIFATPTKTVRDHGYAFIYSPALTSPAGSSGRNPYIYQLGFVERGRIPNQLGYRVRDRELARVETDYFAQGTAMNVQRHEQFIVGDYLGVFFDPRDQALPGRTTEYYSPGHWSHWATWNDGRVDAEYTVGLTEWKAGYHHQDWNRAPIGPAFNAGVVRSETCRFERGRIAPCLVAGIGMASPSENGHFSQLSPYNKVTTGTTTLSRDGVILGTSPKPGSGKFEVAPGAGTYTLRSQAARTVPWSALGTRIDAAWTFRTEPPAGSDLLSVPPLMIVRADLPVDRNSAIRAGRLAFMTLNVEGQPGQPNPKVDTLALDVSYDDGQSWRTTKVHVAGRRGYAILQPPRREGFGSLRIHARDTDGNEVTHTVVRAFKIATRTLDETSSDADSGTNADAEASDDRDEQ; this comes from the coding sequence ATGAAAAGGCTAGCCCTGCTCGGCTGCTTTTGGCTGATTGCGTGTAATTCGTCACCGCGGGCGGATCCACCCCCTGCCGAGCCTCCCGCCGGCACCCCGTCCAATCCGCTTCTATCGGCGGGGGCCTCCGTCCATGCGCCGGCGACGGGGCAGCCCACCACGGTCACGCTCATCACGGGGGATCGCGTCCGAGTGACCCCATTGCCCAATGGGAAACATGCTTTCACCGTCGAGCCGGGCACCGGACGCGAGCATATTGCCTTTTATCAATCCCAAAGCACCCGCGGGAGCACCGAGAAAATAACCGTGCTGCCGGAGGACGCCGCGCCATTGGTGGCCGCGGGGCGGCTCGATCCTCAGCTCTTCGACGTGGTGGCGCTGATGCAGCAAAGCGCGGGCGATGCGCACGGCAGCTCGTTGCGGTACATTGTGACGCACACCCCCGGGATCCGCGCGTTGGCCATGCCGAGCGTGCGCGCGGCCAAGCCTCTGGCCAGCATTCATGGCGAAGCGGTAGCCGTGGACGCCAAGGACGTGGGGCGATTTTGGGGCGGCCTCACCGCGCACGCGCCCCCAATGCAAAGCGCAACGCTCGCGGGCGGGGTCGCCAAAGTCTGGCTCGACGCGATCGTACAGCCGGTGCTCGCCGAGTCGGTGCCTCAAATTGGGGGGCCTGTCGCGTGGCAACGGGGGCTCACGGGGAAAGGCGTGACGGTCGCCATCCTCGATACGGGGATCCGGACCGAGCACCCCGATTTCAAAGACCGAATCGCCGAAGCGCGCGACTTCACCGGTACGGATCCCGCCGCCGGGGACGACAAAGGCCATGGCACGCATTGCGCGGGCGCCATCGCAGGCACGGGGGCCGCGTCGGAGGGCCGCTACAAAGGTGTGGCACCGGACGCCAAGCTCCTCGTCGGCAAGGTGTGCACCATCGCGGGGTGCTCGACCTCGGGCATCCTCGAGGGCATGGAGTGGGCCGCCGCGCGCGCGCCGCTCGTGAGCATCAGCCTCGGCAGTGACAATCCAAGCGACGGCACCGATCCCATGTCGCAAGCCGTCGACGCGCTCACGGCCCAATATGGAACGTTGTTCGTCGTGGCCGCCGGGAACGCGGGCGAATCGCAGTCGATCGGCTCCCCGGGCGCAGCCGACGCGGCCCTCACCGTCGGCAGCATGACCAAACAAGGCACGATGAGCTACTTCTCGAGCCGCGGCCCGCGTGTACGCGACTATGCCGTCAAACCCGATATCGTGGCTACGGGCAGCGACATCGTGTCGGCGCGCGCCAAGGGCACCCCGAATGGGGACTTCGATCCCGTCGACGATGGGTACGCGCGGCTCTCGGGCACCTCCATGGCGACCCCCCAAGTCGCAGGTGCGGCCGCGCTCTTGCTCCAGCAGCACCCCGATTGGAAGGCACCCGAGCTCAAAGCCGCGCTCATGGGGAGCGCCGCGCGCGTGACCGATGCGAAGGTCGCAGACCAAGGCGCGGGCCGCGTCGACCTGGCGCGCGCCACGGGGCAAACGATCCGTGCGCGGACCACGAGCCTCGGCTTTGGCATGGTCCGCTACCCGCATTCGCAGCCCACGACGAAGACCGTCACCTACCAAAACGACGGCGACACCGCGGTGACCCTCGCCCTCGCGCCGAGCATCACCGGCGCCGATGGATCCACCGGGCCGGCCAACCTCATTACGGTCAGCCCACGACAGATCACCGTGCCGGCACATGGCCGCGCCGACGCCAATATCACCCTGAATTCGACCAATGACGTAGCCGGCCTCTATAGCGGCTGGCTCTCGGCCGCCACCGCCCCCGGCGATCCGCGGGACGAGCAAGCGCTGGTGATCCCCATCACCGTCTTCGAAGAACCATTGGCGTACGACCTCACGCTCCGCCTCACCGACCGCAGCGGCCACTTGCCGCAGTCCTACGAGGTCACGATGGTGGACGTCGCCGTCAACGAGGCCCAACATCGCATCAGCCACCTGTTCGACAGCGAGGGCAAGGCCGTGGTGCGCGTGCGCCCGGGAACCTACGATATCCATGCCTTCATCGGGGAGATCGATCCCGACGGCTCGCCCAGGCCCCATACCTTGATTTCGCAGCCCGGGATCGCGGTCACCCAAGGCGATGTCGAGGTCCCGCTCGACGGACGGCGCGCAAAACCCGTCACCATCAAGGTCGACCGACGGGCTTCGTTCACCGCCGCCCGCATGGTGGTGACCTCCAACGACGGCCTGGACGTGTTGGGCATCGTAGCCCGTGACGGCACCCGGATCTTCGCCACGCCGACCAAGACCGTTCGCGATCATGGTTACGCGTTCATTTATTCCCCCGCGCTGACCTCTCCTGCGGGCAGCTCCGGCCGAAATCCATACATCTATCAGCTGGGGTTCGTGGAGCGCGGCCGCATTCCCAATCAGCTCGGTTATCGGGTTCGGGACCGCGAGCTCGCGCGCGTGGAGACCGACTACTTCGCGCAAGGGACGGCCATGAACGTCCAGCGCCACGAGCAGTTCATCGTCGGGGATTACCTCGGTGTGTTCTTCGATCCCCGAGACCAAGCCCTGCCCGGCCGAACGACCGAATACTATAGCCCCGGTCACTGGTCCCATTGGGCCACCTGGAACGACGGCAGGGTCGACGCCGAGTACACGGTGGGCCTCACCGAGTGGAAGGCCGGATACCATCACCAAGATTGGAACCGCGCGCCGATCGGCCCCGCCTTCAACGCGGGCGTCGTTCGCTCCGAGACATGCCGATTCGAGCGCGGCCGCATCGCCCCCTGCCTGGTGGCCGGCATTGGAATGGCATCGCCGAGCGAGAATGGGCACTTCAGTCAGCTGAGCCCCTACAACAAAGTCACCACCGGCACCACCACCCTCTCCCGCGACGGCGTCATCCTCGGTACGTCCCCCAAGCCGGGCAGCGGCAAGTTCGAAGTCGCGCCGGGCGCGGGAACGTACACCCTCCGCAGCCAAGCCGCGCGAACCGTACCGTGGTCCGCGCTCGGAACGCGCATCGACGCCGCATGGACCTTCCGCACCGAGCCTCCGGCGGGCTCCGACCTCCTCAGCGTGCCGCCCTTGATGATCGTGCGCGCCGATCTCCCCGTCGACCGGAACAGCGCCATCCGCGCTGGAAGGCTCGCGTTCATGACCTTGAATGTCGAGGGCCAGCCTGGCCAACCGAACCCCAAGGTGGACACCCTCGCGCTCGACGTCTCCTACGACGATGGCCAATCGTGGCGCACGACCAAGGTCCATGTCGCCGGCCGGCGCGGTTACGCGATCCTCCAGCCGCCGCGCCGGGAGGGCTTCGGCTCACTTCGCATTCACGCGCGCGACACCGACGGCAACGAGGTGACCCACACCGTCGTTCGTGCATTCAAGATTGCGACCCGTACCCTCGACGAGACTTCGTCCGACGCGGATAGCGGAACGAACGCCGACGCGGAGGCCTCGGACGATCGCGACGAACAATAG